cacagtacGACAGCCCAGGCACTGTGCATATTGTCAGTTGAGGATCTTACAGTTGATCTTCCCATTGGGGGTGATGGGTCCTTTTATTCATCATTGTCCCTAAACCTCAGTGTGGAATTCCAAGATCAGAGCTACAGAAGTAAAGACAAGGATTCGAGTTTATTTTCACAAGTCCATTTTTCTAAATACGAAGCCAATATCACAAGACCAACCTGCAGTTTTAGCATACCAAGAAAATGGGAAAACTGAGTTTTGCATGGTTTGAACACTTGTGTTAAAATAAGCTAAAGGCCAAAGGAATTCAGTGTTTATGTTCTGATAGATTAGTTAGATTAGAGATAAGTCATAGGTAAATGTGTGAGATCTGGGCAGTTCATCAAGGTGGACATGTCTGTGTGTTGTGGCCCAAATCAGGCCAGCCAAATCATCAGGTAGCAACTTGTGcatgaaaagaaatgaatggTCGAAAGGAATTAACCAGCGTTCCCCAGTCGACCTACGCATGTGGGCTACCAGATGACAGGGTTATATTGGCACACATGGCAGAGTAGTATTCTGAAATCAACTACAGTGACTAGCAGCTCTTTAATAATAAACTATAGTTCTGGGGATGTTTCTTTTGTTTTCATGAAAGATCTTAGCCAAACATGTGCACTCAAGTGGGTGATATCTATTTGTTTGACAATAAATACCAGAGTGCATATTACCTAAGATACTCGGAATCATCCAAATAAGTGTTGTAGCCATATACAATGCTTCAGTATTAATTGTAGACGTTTGCTCATCCCACACATGCATGATGCAGCTCTCCTCTACATGTCCCCACACGTTCCAACCTGGCACATGTGCGAGGACTAAAccagtccatcaagtgggcccaactcTGTAGATGACATGGCCCAAGAATTAGCATTCTTCCTTATCAATTTGGGAGCACCAGTATGTTGAATCTGGACAATCAGCATGACTTTTTTATTGTCTGTTTCATATATCGTGGCCAACCTGATTAACCatcctgattcttgggccagagCAACTACAATCTGGGACCCTCTGATGGACGCTTTCATCTTGCatgtgtgccacattggcacatgtgggagGCACTTATGCGACTGTGCTAGACATGCGTGTGGGAcaagaaaagatttaaaaaaaagtgataaaacaaatgcaatttccttttttcttttttattttttgaaacagTAAATTTATTCCGAAAAGGCTAGGGGCTGAAAAAACAGAAAACAGAGAaacaagagagagaaaatgaaaaaacaaattttagagaTTATCATTGTAAGTAGAGGACCATATTGAAAAAACAAATGCAATTTCGGCTtcccaaaagaaagaaaacacattTCCATGTGCTGAAGTACAGGATTCAGAGATTATCATTGTAAGCCTTCTAATTTTTTTTCAGGATTCAGAActtgaataattttttttaaaaaagtgcaTTTTCCACAATTTCCTAAATAAGGGTGGCTCAGCAGTCATCACCATACATGTgtacatcaatccagaccatccaacccCAAATTGCAGGTTACACTGTGGACGGAGCATATTATAAAATCACACACAGATGATTCTATCCATGCAATTAGTGGCCATCAAATAGatggtttaaaataataataaaaaaaacaattgtccaaattcaatggatgatatcatatggccatccacagtggggtccacaatttgaATGTTCTGGATTGTCAAGTACGTATGCAACATATACAATGACATCACACCACCATTAGAAGTGAAGGAATAGTGAGGGAAGATCCACTGGTTAATCTTATAGCCTAAAACATCAAGATAGTAGAGGCACATGAGTTTCAACAGTCATGTACAAACACAATTGTACGAAAGTAGGTGAAAAAAATAACTGCTTACAAATTGCATACCTCAGCGCATGCCGAAGATCTCTTCGGGAGGATCGTAAACATGCCGATCTGGAAACATCTCCTCAAAATCTTGTTTGACTCTGTTTCTCAACAGCGGATGTGGGAGGAGCCCCTTTAACAAGATCCTGAATGGCAGTTCCTCTGGCGGGTCTGGCGATTTCTTCATATCCTCATAAATATTCATGGCATCAGCAGGTGAGCCATATTTCAAGAATCCCCTGATTACTTCAGCATATGTCTGAGAATCAGGAAACAGATCCTCTTTCCTCATACTCTCCCACACTTGCATTGCATCTTCCATACGTTTAGTCTTTGCTAATGCAATGATCAAATCCTTGTAGAGAAAGACATCAGGCTTATACCAATCTTCCTTTTGAATTACTCTAAACATCTGAAAACCCAAAAATTTGTTACTTGTTAATAAGATCAAGTCCGATTCTCTTAATCATCCCAAATACAATATAGCAAGAACTAGTCAAGAAACAAGGGTTTAATCAGGTGCTAGGCAAATTACCACAAATACAGTGCTACAGTACATGGATTTAAGTGGTTTGGAATGAATTACCACGGGATTGAAATTGGTGAGAATCACACCGTTTCGGTCCATATCGTTTCATTCCAGTAAGTTTTGCTCCCATGTTGTTCTGTTTATCTGTACCGTTTTGGACTAAAACCTATACGACTTGGATGATACCGAGTAATATTTGGATAATTTATAAATCATGTTGTACATACGCACATTTACCTCAAATCTAAACCACCCAAATACTGGGAGCCACTACAGATCACTCATATCCCTAAAATTGGGTTGATTGAACGTTCCAAATCCCTAATGAatagacatttgtttgttgaatttggaccactggcTACTTCTTGCTTTCAGCGTCATTTTTAGGTCATACTATTGATGGTTTTGGATTAAAGGAACATGCAATGTGTAAGTGGGGGGGTTGTACCGCTGGAATGTAGTAGTGGTACAACAGCCAGCATCCCATTATTCAGCATTATAGAATGGAAAAACTGA
This region of Magnolia sinica isolate HGM2019 chromosome 1, MsV1, whole genome shotgun sequence genomic DNA includes:
- the LOC131237596 gene encoding protein THYLAKOID ASSEMBLY 8-like, chloroplastic, with protein sequence MAIRAFFTRSKIPIFSPSILQSLISHSPSNPIKSQCPNHEIHPNGPTSDFRRFYHDGRPRGPLWKGKKMIGKEALFVILGLKRFKDDEEKLEKFVKSHVKRLLKMDMIAVLNEFERQEEVMLALKMFRVIQKEDWYKPDVFLYKDLIIALAKTKRMEDAMQVWESMRKEDLFPDSQTYAEVIRGFLKYGSPADAMNIYEDMKKSPDPPEELPFRILLKGLLPHPLLRNRVKQDFEEMFPDRHVYDPPEEIFGMR